The Nicotiana tabacum cultivar K326 chromosome 14, ASM71507v2, whole genome shotgun sequence genome contains a region encoding:
- the LOC107787421 gene encoding mitogen-activated protein kinase 16-like isoform X2, which yields MQPDQRKKGSADVDFFTEYGEGSRYKIEEVIGKGSYGVVCSAYDTHLGEKVAIKKINDIFEHVSDATRILREIKLLRLLRHPDIVEIKHILLPPSRREFKDIYVVFELMESDLHQVIKANDDLTPEHYQFFLYQLLRGLKYIHTANVFHRDLKPKNILANADCKLKICDFGLARVAFNDTPTAIFWTDYVATRWYRAPELCGSFFSKYTPAIDIWSIGCIFAELLTGKPLFPGKNVVHQLDLMTDLLGTPSPESIARIRNEKARRYLSSMRKKKPVPFSHKFPHADPLALRLLEKMLAFDPKDRPTAEEALADPYFRNLAKVEREPSAQPVTKMEFEFERRRVTKEDVRELIYREILEYHPKMLKEFLEGQEPTNFMYPRGSIIHVQQQQRHVPSEFPQVGSGEDKTSAALPLLWKGGETSIIIHLPDKNRCGSSDNLLEKDVHLNLYQEKRSTQKWPTLEAYKERAKMALRLKVFSLSQEVKLDTIVGMSQE from the exons ATGCAGCCTGATCAGAGGAAAAAG GGGTCTGCAGATGTAGATTTCTTCACTGAATATGGTGAAGGGAGCCGATACAAAATTGAGGAAGTGATTGGCAAAGGTAGCTATGGTGTTGTCTGCTCTGCATATGATACCCATCTAGGGGAAAAAGTTGCAATCAAGAAGATAAACGACATCTTTGAACATGTCTCTGATGCCACACGTATCCTTCGTGAGATCAAGCTTCTTAGGCTTCTTCGTCATCCAGATATAGTAGAAATTAAGCATATCTTGTTACCTCCTTCTCGGAGGGAATTCAAGGACATCTATGTTGTCTTTGAACTCATGGAATCCGATTTGCATCAAGTCATTAAAGCAAATGATGATCTGACGCCGGAACATTATCAATTTTTCCTTTATCAGCTTCTTCGAGGGCTAAAATATATACACACAG CTAATGTCTTTCACCGTGACCTGAAACCCAAAAATATATTAGCAAATGCCGACTGCAAGCTCAAGATCTGTGACTTTGGTCTTGCAAGAGTGGCCTTCAATGATACTCCAACAGCTATATTTTGGACT GATTATGTTGCCACGAGGTGGTATAGGGCTCCCGAATTGTGTGGATCATTTTTCTCTAAG TATACACCAGCAATTGATATATGGAGCATTGGATGCATATTTGCAGAACTATTAACTGGGAAGCCTCTCTTTCCGGGTAAAAATGTGGTTCACCAATTAGACTTGATGACCGATCTGTTGGGCACACCATCTCCAGAATCCATTGCCAGG ATAAGAAATGAAAAGGCTCGGAGGTATTTGAGCAGTATGCGTAAGAAAAAGCCTGTGCCTTTCTCCCATAAATTTCCGCATGCAGATCCCCTTGCACTCCGTTTGCTAGAAAAGATGCTTGCTTTTGATCCTAAGGATCGTCCTACTGCAGAAGAG GCGCTTGCAGATCCATATTTCAGGAATCTGGCCAAAGTGGAAAGAGAACCTTCTGCTCAACCTGTTACAAAAATGGAGTTTGAATTTGAAAGGCGAAGGGTGACAAAGGAGGATGTGAGGGAGCTAATATACAGAGAAATTCTTGAATACCATCCAAAGATGTTGAAGGAGTTCTTAGAGGGGCAGGAACCAACAAATTTCATGTACCCAAG agggagtataattcatgtacaacaacaacaacgacatgTCCCCAGTGAgtttccacaagtggggtctggggaggataagacgtccgcagccttacccctactctGGAAGGGCGGAGAGACAAGTATTATAATTCATCTGCCTGATAAAAACCGTTGTGGTTCATCTGACAATTTGCTTGAGAAAGATGTACATCTAAATCTTTACCAGGAAAAGAGATCAACTCAGAAATGGCCAACTTTAGAAGCTTACAAAGAGAGGGCAAAGATGGCACTTCGACTTAAAGTTTTCTCATTATCTCAAGAAGTTAAACTTGATACTATCGTAGGCATGTCCCAAGAATGA